The proteins below come from a single Tigriopus californicus strain San Diego chromosome 3, Tcal_SD_v2.1, whole genome shotgun sequence genomic window:
- the LOC131877834 gene encoding uncharacterized protein LOC131877834 isoform X1, whose product MFQNPWYSKPPQANDGGPACLASESNMSRGEEQSQEESEPQSGTAHPIHPAHQARTDPSLKPDVESDSRLGTQPEREIDEHRENRPIWTCHKTHEGRFYYCNHHTHTSGWLPPIDIWDSSQSNLPYGWESARSKDGRTYYVNHLSKTTTYEPPNVWDKYEAEEASKPRRITLERDPELGFGFVAGSERPVIVRFVTTGGPSVDKLMPGDQILNINGEDVKLAPRDHVIRLVRNSTESVCLLVCQPPLDNSSTRKSALLSATKKAKLRTKPSRVRFAESVDINDPSSQSQTHPNDSVLPLMPNVLKVFLENGQTKSFKYDSTTTVQDVINSLQAKLGLKSSKSFGLMVEHIKSLRRNKLTILNPKERLTMIASRPGSQNLRCLFRVTFVPEDAYELLREDPMAFEYLYVQCCNDVMQERFAPELKYDFAFKLAALQMHQHLLSNNESLTKVTIKMVEREFGLDRFVPSSVGDSMKPKELRKVLAHFLKLNQRLSSTPQKVLTPLQAKLHYLRIISDLPSYGAKCFSSSINESNVESAILVSPRFGVSQINNMGHNVPINLCDIDKISRIEAVKNEERFQRIEIHTTDMDKKPTSLLLEDNDAEELILVLQGYFRLLTSLELEVKREPSQFAPQVPAPAYCSKHAVVPSGWNYAGSPERTNALESKNYPVVDLGEHPPYRHPSEGHEVPLPENPNEQDRHLNSESEDSDSRQNVNLDSPRSSISHRSLSKTVNHHSPVPERIRSNRDTGQLIRSTHHNEALNEAVIRNRTSNGLGPKPHSIQGVRSSGETLESGASSNSSNGSGTDSESVITFKSEMSATADSFGKLKHSDSLLLLSKVAEDSDDYTQGLTQAVNESLSFDKSAHVKNFPELGGPYSESPPKGRVNPVVITKRLKPSDSSFGLHADDEMNSASVQDTNMDSKLKEDARGRSNARAKADQDLIDLTMIPPPMTPDEDGPFQSTTSTSNAFSTPPTPFADRQSLDAELRALEIDLGRISSIKDFGSDHESTWNSATLSTANAIMDHVYHMDESRTSGIAALYQMRDIDSFIENMAVPPPPPQNNNEGSLRDHSDLSAFIIPPPPTGLPQRPPKNVRIPTSFLSPSSSSSLMASSEREKNASFQTSSGSTEHKFVKNSLTKVNMDREVDEVNVNQNVKQISTSTSAVIVNDRGEKISPRIASLQQKLLSPSNDGPGSQLSAQSSSLPIQVGKTFMPASPGSSGFSATPPPPPPPPRSSTLARSRVPQNLTHSSIQSGLKPQLSLPLVTNNLEPEVSSNPSQVDEIPPSLPPRMSPLKSWDVKPTQEPPLHPTPTYIVPGTFHTTIQSSIKPAVPARSSKPVTKLVRSLPDIPVENGDTVQRLGETGTEEGKPKLPAKTIPSSERVMVNVSGRKLPITPPKPKLANIDLQRDLKSSPGRTFPASISVDPVELYSNSEFDPDDGSSLEGTSVDDETFPSNLNSSHRNPAIVFQRAESDIKKVVSHLSKSCELIKTRHNCPTTQKNETSAEQSYHHICEQLTDECRQFVTASKLFVKSATESENQLLQCLEHCVKMIQRIGTICRAIAECEKKSDQTEGLISKVKDMAETYLQTVQAASLALGQGVNDPSMNVLMKKATSLASVLTILMRSLRVFSA is encoded by the exons ccatCACACCCACACCAGTGGCTGGTTACCGCCTATCGATATTTGGGACTCCTCGCAAAGTAATCTCCCCTACGGCTGGGAAAGTGCTCGGAGCAAGGATGGACGAACATATTATGTCAA CCACCTCAGCAAAACCACCACATACGAGCCGCCCAATGTCTGGGATAAATATGAGGCCGAAGAGGCCTCCAAACCTCGCCGAATCACGTTGGAACGCGATCCAGAACTCGGGTTTGGATTTGTCGCTGGATCAGAAAGACCAGTTATTGTCAG ATTTGTAACAACAGGGGGTCCAAGCGTGGATAAGCTCATGCCTGgtgatcaaattttgaatatcaatggGGAAGATGTGAAACTCGCCCCAAGAGATCATGTGATCCGACTAGTCAGAAATTCCACAGAGTCCGTCTGTCTCTTAGTTTGTCAACCTCCTCTGGACAAC TCTTCGACGCGTAAGTCAGCCTTGTTATCAGCAACCAAGAAAGCCAAATTAAGGACCAAACCATCGCGAGTACGATTTGCCGAAAGCGTGGACATTAATGAT CCATCGTCCCAATCTCAGACCCATCCCAATGATTCTGTGCTTCCGTTGATGCCAAACGTCTTGAAAGTGTTCCTGGAAAATGGTCAGACCAAATCATTCAAGTACGACTCCACGACCACAGTTCAAGATGTGATCAATTCGCTGCAAGCCAAATTGGGCCTAAAGTCATCCAAGAGCTTTGGTTTGATGGTGGAACACATCAAAAGTCTCAGGCGAAACAAGTTGACCATCCTGAATCCCAAGGAGCGATTGACCATG ATTGCTTCCCGTCCTGGTTCTCAAAACCTGCGTTGTTTGTTCCGCGTGACTTTCGTGCCTGAAGATGCGTACGAGCTCCTCCGTGAAGACCCGATGGCTTTCGAGTATCTCTATGTTCAATGTTGCAATGACGTTATGCAAGAACGGTTTGCTCCGGAGCTCAAATATGACTTTGCCTTCAAGTTAGCAGCCCTTCAAATGCATCAACATCttttatcaaacaatgaaagtcTGACGAAAGTGACAATCAAGATGGTCGA ACGGGAATTTGGCTTGGACCGATTTGTGCCTTCAAGCGTGGGAGACTCCATGAAGCCCAAAGAACTAAGAAAAGTGTTGGCCCATTTTCTGAAGCTCAATCAGAGACTCTCATCGACGCCCCAGAAAGTTCTTACACCTCTCCAAGCGAAATTGCACTACCTTAGGATAATTAGTGATCTTCCCAGTTATggggcaaaatgtttctccAGCAGCATCAAT GAGTCAAACGTTGAATCGGCCATTCTTGTAAGCCCAAGGTTTGGAGTGAGCCAGATTAACAACATGGGACACAATGTG ccCATTAACCTCTGTGATATTGACAAAATCTCTCGAATTGAGGCTGTTAAAAACGAAGAAAGGTTTCAAAGAATAGAAATTCACACAACAGACATGGATAAGAAG CCCACCTCTTTGCTCCTGGAAGATAATGACGCTGAGGAGCTCATTCTGGTCTTGCAAGGATACTTTAGACTCTTAACATCGTTGGAATTGGAGGTAAAGAGGGAACCGTCGCAATTTGCCCCTCAAGTACCTG cGCCTGCGTATTGCAGTAAGCACGCTGTGGTCCCCTCTGGTTGGAACTATGCTGGATCTCCTGAGAGAACTAATGCTCTTGAATCGAAGAACTATCCCGTGGTTGACCTAGGAGAGCATCCTCCTTACAGGCATCCTTCCGAGGGACATGAAGTCCCACTACCTGAGAATCCAAATGAACAAGATCGCCACTTGAACTCTGAATCAGAGGACAGTGACAGTCGGCAGAACGTTAATTTGGATAGCCCCAGAAGCAGCATTTCACACAG GAGTTTATCAAAAACCGTCAATCATCATTCACCAGTTCCGGAAAGAATCAGGTCTAATCGTGATACTGGCCAGCTAATTAGGTCAACACATCATAATGAAGCTCTTAATGAAGCA GTCATTCGAAATAGAACGAGCAATGGATTGGGGCCAAAACCTCATTCTATACAAGGCGTTCGATCATCCGGAGAAACGCTGGAAAGTGGCGCAAGTTCCAATAGTTCCAATGGCTCTGGAACAGATTCGGAGAGCGTCATCACTTTCAAGTCTGAAATGTCTGCAACGGCGGATAGCTTTGGCAAACTAAAGCATAGTGATTCATTGCTATTGCTCTCCAAG GTTGCCGAGGATTCCGATGACTACACCCAAGGACTCACACAAGCAGTTAACGAGTCGTTGTCCTTTGATAAGAGCGCACACGTAAAAAACTTTCCAGAGCTCGGTGGTCCATATTCGGAGTCCCCACCCAAGGGCAGGGTCAACCCCGTTGTGATAACGAAGCGTCTGAAACCGAGTGATTCCAGTTTTGGACTTCATGCCGATGATGAAATGAATAGCGCTTCGGTTCAGGACACCAATAtggattcaaaattgaag GAGGATGCTCGAGGTCGCTCCAATGCAAGAGCAAAAGCAGATCAAGATCTCATTGACCTGACTATGATTCCTCCTCCAATGACTCCGGATGAGGACGGACCTTTTCAAAGTACTACCTCAACATCAAATGCATTTAGTACCCCACCCACGCCATTTGCTGATCGACAATCTTTAGATGCCGAACTCCGTGCGCTAGAAATTGATTTGGGGCGAATCTCATCCATCAAAGACTTTGGAAGTGATCACGAGTCCACTTGGAACTCAG CAACACTATCAACTGCCAATGCCATCATGGATCATGTTTATCACATGGACGAGTCTCGAACCTCGGGGATAGCAGCCCTCTATCAAATGCGGGACATCGATTCGTTTATTGAAAACATGGCAgtgccgccaccaccacctcaaaacaataatgaaggctctttgagagatcactctGATTTGTCGGCATTTATCATTCCTCCCCCTCCAACGGGTCTGCCTCAAAGGCCTCCCAAAAATGTCCGCATCCCAACATCTTTTTTGTCgccatcgtcatcgtcgtcgttgaTGGCGTCCTCagaacgagaaaaaaatgcatcctTTCAAACATCCAGTGGATCAACTGAGCACAAATTTGTTAAGAACTCGCTTACGAAAGTCAACATGGACAGAGAAGTGGACGAGGTCAACGtgaatcaaaatgtcaaacaaatttcgACTTCTACCTCAGCGGTGATTGTCAATGACCGTGGGGAAAAGATATCTCCTCGAATTGCGTCGCTTCAGCAGAAACTGTTAAGCCCCTCTAATGATGGGCCTGGATCACAATTGTCTGCTCAGTCTAGCTCCCTGCCAATCCAAGTGGGCAAAACGTTCATGCCCGCTTCACCAGGGTCTTCCGGTTTTTCAGCCACACCTCCCCCTCCTCCGCCGCCCCCTCGCTCATCAACCCTTGCAAGGAGTCGAGTCCCTCAAAACCTCACCCATTCTTCGATCCAGTCCGGTCTGAAACCCCAGCTTTCTCTGCCGTTGGTAACCAATAATCTTGAGCCTGAAGTATCCTCTAACCCATCACAAGTAGACGAGATTCCTCCCTCGCTTCCTCCAAGAATGTCCCCTTTGAAATCATGGGATGTAAAACCGACCCAAGAGCCTCCCCTCCACCCAACTCCAACTTATATTGTACCTGGCACTTTCCATACTACGATTCAGTCAAGTATAAAACCAGCTGTACCAGCAAGGAGTAGTAAACCAGTGACCAAACTTGTCCGGAGCCTGCCAGATATTCCAGTCGAAAACGGGGACACTGTCCAGAGATTGGGTGAAACTGGAACAGAAGAGGGTAAACCGAAACTGCCGGCCAAAACTATACCCTCGTCTGAGCGGGTCATGGTGAACGTCAGTGGTCGAAAGTTGCCCATCACCCCGCCCAAACCCAAGCTCGCCAACATAGATCTTCAGCGAGATCTCAAATCCAGTCCTGGTCGTACCTTTCCGGCGTCAATTTCAGTGGATCCCGTCGAACTCTACTCAAATAGCGAGTTTGATCCCGATGACGGGAGCTCCCTCGAGGGAACCAGCGTAGATGACGAAACGTTTCCATCCAACTTGAATTCAAGCCACCGCAATCCCGCCATCGTTTTCCAACGAGCGGAATCAGACATCAAGAAAGTGGTCTCACACTTGTCGAAATCATGCGAGCTGATCAAGACAAGGCACAATTGTCCGACGACACAGAAAAACGAGACTTCGGCTGAGCAATCGTATCACCATATTTGCGAACAACTCACAGACGAATGTCGACAATTTGTAACCGCCTCTAAATTGTTTGTGAAAAGCGCAACTGAAAGCGAAAATCAGTTGCTCCAATGTCTCGAGCATTGCGTGAAAATGATTCAACGAATCGGCACAATATGTCGCGCGATTGCAGAGTGCGAGAAGAAATCCGACCAAACTGAGGGCCTGATCTCCAAAGTCAAAGATATGGCGGAAACGTATCTTCAAACGGTCCAAGCTGCTTCTCTAGCCTTGGGACAAGGTGTCAACGATCCATCGATGAATGTTCTCATGAAAAAGGCCACCTCTTTGGCTAGTGTCTTGACGATTTTGATGCGCTCTTTGAGGGTCTTCTCTGCTTAA